A genomic window from Chanos chanos chromosome 14, fChaCha1.1, whole genome shotgun sequence includes:
- the rasl10a gene encoding ras-like protein family member 10A: MVETLSIAVIGAPGVGKTSIIRQFIYNDFSEVYIPTQSRYVYRPSVILNGVMYDLKILDVPPISSFPSSPSQEWQDIRCRGVRNANAYILVYDICCVESFEYVKSIRQQIVENREGSNTEVPILVVGSKRDLQRQRFMPRRAVSVLVKKTWKCGYVECSAKYNWHVLLLFKELLGIAVARGLRQNHTSTRLQGALHTNRCIVM; this comes from the exons ATGGTTGAAACATTGAGTATCGCGGTTATTGGAGCTCCCGGAGTAGGGAAAACTTCCATAATCCGTCAGTTTATTTATAATGACTTCTCTGAGGTATACATTCCAACCCAGAGTAGATACGTATACAGACCATCAGTCATTTTGAATGGTGTAATGTACGACCTGAAGATTTTGGATGTCCCGCCAATTTCGTCGTTTCCCTCCAGTCCAAGTCAG GAGTGGCAGGACATCCGTTGCAGAGGTGTGCGAAATGCTAATGCCTATATCCTTGTCTATGACATTTGCTGTGTGGAGAGTTTTGAGTACGTCAAGAGCATCCGCCAACAGATAGTGGAGAACAG GGAGGGCAGTAACACAGAAGTGCCTATCCTTGTGGTGGGCAGTAAGAGAGATCTCCAGCGCCAGAGATTTATGCCCCGTCGTGCGGTCTCCGTGCTGGTGAAAAAGACATGGAAGTGCGGGTACGTGGAATGCTCCGCCAAGTACAACTGGCACGTGCTGCTTCTCTTCAAAGAGCTTCTGGGCATCGCGGTGGCCCGCGGTCTTCGACAGAACCATACCTCTACTCGTCTGCAGGGGGCGCTACACACAAACCGCTGCATAGTGATGTGA